The DNA region CTGAGCagtgaagaagaggaggaggaaatggggacAGTCCAGGAGCCAGAGAGCCTCCTGCCACCCTCTGTGCTAGACCAGGCCAGTGTCATTGCTGAGCGTTTTGTCAGCAGCTTCTCTCGGCGGAGCAGCCTGGCActggaggatggcaagtccaGTGGCTTTGGGACACCACGGCTGGTCAGCCGGAGCAGTAGCGTGCTCAGCTTAGAGGGCAGTGAGAAGGGCCTGGCCTGGTGGGGCAGCGCCACGGACTCCCTCAGCAACCAGCCTACTCCAGAAATGGACATCAGCACAGGGGTGGCCTCAGAGAGTGGCCCTTCTGTCAATGGGACAGAACCCCCAAATGCAGGCAGCCCTGTGGAGCCTGACAGGTCTTCCTGCAAGAAGAAGGAATCGGCACTCTCTACCCGAGACAGGTTACTGCTGGACAAAATCAAGAGCTACTATGAAAATGCAGAGCACCATGATGCGGGCTTCAGCGTCCGGCGCCGGGAGAGTCTCTCCTACATCCCCAAAGGATTAGTGAGAAACTCCGTCTCCAGGTTCAACAACCTTCCCAGGCCAGACCCAAAGCCTGCAGCTCCAGCAGAGTACAAGAGACAGGGGGGCTCCCGACCGGCCTCCTGGGCCCTGTTTGATCTCCCAGGACCCAGCCAGGTGGCAACAGGGGACTCGGCTCCTATCACGGATGCTGAGTTCCGTCCATCTTCTGAAATTGTAAAAATGTGGGAGAGAATGGAGTCTGCTGAGGGGAGCCCCCGGacagagcagggccagggccaggccaaTGGCTTTGACCTGCAAGAGCCACTCTTCATTTTGGAGGAGCATGAGCTGGGGGCCATCACAGAGGAGTCAGCTACCGCCTCACCAGAAAGCGCCTCCCCCACGGAACGGCCCAGCCCGGCCCACCTGGCTCGGGAGCTGAAAGAACTGGTGAAGGAGCTGAGCAGCGGTGCCCAGGGGGAGCTGGTCACCCCACTGCACCCCCGCATCATGCAGCTCTCTCATGTGATGGACAGCCACATGAGTGAGCGTGTCAAGAACAAGGTCTACCAGCTGGCCCGCCAGTACAGCCTCCGCATCAAGAACATCAAGTCAATGACAGCCAGGCCACCACTGCAGTGGGAAAAGGCAGCTCCTGAGAGGGACGGGAAGAGCCCCACCGTTCCCTGCCCACAGGAGGAGCCTGGAGACCTAGCAGGTGTCAAAGGTATGATAGGGGTGATGGTCCAGGGGTGGAAAAGTCAATTGGGAACTTGGAGAAAGTAACTTCTAAAGAGACCATGTCAAAGAGAGGACtggggccaggcacggtggtggcgcatgtctgtaatcccagccactcgggaggctgaggcaggagtatcgagagttcaaagccagcctcagcaacttagtgaggccctaagcaactcagtgagaccttatcactaaataaaatacaaaataaggttgggaatgtggctcaatggttgagtgctcctgagtccCTGGTAATCCAccccccactaaaaaaaaaactcaaaaaacaaaaaaagtagggCTGGACTCCCTGCTCTACTGATGTGTGGTGAGTCCCAGCCTCTGGTCTGGTGCTCTGAGGCTAAGCCTGCTCCTCTGGGTGAGCCCTGTGTGTGGAGCAGAGGGAGGAACAGGGGCCCCTTCCTTACCAGGATGAGAGCAGAGCTCTCATTTCTTCCTTTGACTCCTGGCCCCCCCCCCTTGCCCTGTGATAAAGGGCAGTTAATggaatttctcttcttttgtacCAAGCCCCAGGAAGCAGCCTCACCTGGGAAGTGAGCTGAGGGCGGTCAGGAGCCCTCCCTTGGGGCCCCTCCTCTCACAGCCACTCATGGCTCTCGCTCTCTCCTCACAGGCAAGAGAAGGCCCTTGCTTTCCCTCTTCACCTACGAGCAGCTGGTGGCCCAAGAGCACAGCCCCCCCAAGCCCTCCTCTGCTAGAGAGACGTCCCCACGCCGTTTCTCCTTCAGCCCTTCTGCTGCCAGCCCAAGGACCACCTCACCTGGGGGCCGGCCCTGCACTCGGAGTCCCCTCAGCCCCTTTGACACTGAGACTTTCAACTGGCCCGATGTCCGAGAACTCTGCTCCAAGTATGCCTCCCACGATGAGGCTGTCCAGGCCGAGGGAAGCCGCCCTCGCCCTCGTGGCCCACCCGTCAACCGGAGCCACTCTGCGCCTGAGAATATGGTGGAGCCCCCTCTCTCTGGCAGAGTGGGCCGCTGTTGCAGCCTGAACACCAAGAGAAGCCAGGGAGCTACCCAGTCCCCACCTCCTAGGATGCCGCCTCAAAGCCGGCTGAATGGAGGTGAAGCCCTGTATGTCACCGCAGATATCACCCTGGAGAACAACCGGCGAGTGATTGTCATGGAGAAGGGACCCCTTCCCAGCCCCACTGCAGGGCTGGATGAGGAGGGCAATGGGCAGGGACCAAGCTCACCGGCAGCCGTGGTGGCACAAGGCCAACATTTCCCAGACTCTGTAGAGTATCAGCCGAAGGAAGATGGTCCCAGGGATCCAGCAGACCCAAGCAAGCAGAGCAGAGTGAGAAACCTGAGAGAGAAATTCCAGGCCTTGAACTCTGTAGGTTGACTCTGACTGCTGGTCAGGGGCAGGAGCCGTGTCGGTGTGGCATACCTCCCCCCGAATCTGGGCTTACATGGGCCCCTTGCCCAGGGTCCTCGTGAAGGCTGCCCTTGCTCTCCTAGAAGAGCGACCCAGCGTGGCCTTGCCTGCAGCCGGCTCTGTGTGCTGGTGGTCTCCTGGGGCTCCAGACACCTTTCCTCAAGCCCAGATGAGTCGCACTTCCCACTTCCCTTGTAAATATCTCTCTGGTTGGAAGCCAAATATTTAAGCTCACTTCTTCCCAGGGAGAGCAAGCACTGCTCAGGCCCTGGGCTGGCCATTGCCAGGCCGAGGACCCTcggtgggggagggggggggaagaCCTGGGCAGGCTTTGCTCTTTAACTGTGCCTTTTCTTAGGACTCAGGAATGAGGCCAATAATTTATTGCTTTCCATCCTGTGGTATGTGCGTGCGAGCGAGTATGCATCTTGTTGTTTATTCCCCTCCTGTGAAGAATGTAACCGACTTAGTTCAGGTACTTTTGAGGGTTGTCTTGCTGTCCCTGTGGTTGTCGCTAATGTACACACATTTCACTCTGTGCCAATGGTGCAATAACCACTGCTGACCCACCGACCTGTGTGTGCCTTCTTACTGCGCCTGGCGGGGGTGGGGAGAGTTGCTGGTGGCTGAGGATTTCTTAGAGTAGGCAGGGCACATCCTGGCACCAGGATGCACAGGAAGGAGCTTGTTCTCTGCTACTTCTGCTTCTCTGTCTACGCACGGCCTGGCGTCCTGTCTGGGGCAGAGGGCCTCACATGTCAGCCTTTAGCTCTCTTCCTCAAGGGCCAAAGTTG from Ictidomys tridecemlineatus isolate mIctTri1 chromosome 5, mIctTri1.hap1, whole genome shotgun sequence includes:
- the Plekhg3 gene encoding pleckstrin homology domain-containing family G member 3 isoform X8 gives rise to the protein MAKKKPSGNLPEVHPAGSNARMPVSTALCQDGSQERPASLTSTTSSSGSSRDSHSAMEEPLGSEASAQNGAGSPRGRHAPNSNNNSSSWLNMKGPLSPFNSRAAAGPAHHKLSYLGRVVREIVETERMYVQDLRSIVEDYLLKIIDTPGLLTPEQVSALFGNIESIYALNSQLLRDLDSCNSDPVAVASCFVERSQEFDIYTQYCNNYPNSVAALTECMRDKQQAKFFRDRQELLQHSLPLGSYLLKPVQRILKYHLLLQEIAKHFDEEEDGFEVVEDAIDTMTCVAWYINDMKRRHEHAVRLQEVQSLLINWKGPDLTIYGELVLEGTFRVHRVRNERTFFLFDKTLFITKKRGDHFVYKGHIPCSSLMLIESTKDSLCFTVTHYKHSKQQYSIQAKTVEEKRSWTHHIKRLILENHHATIPQKAKEAILEMDSYYPHRYRCSPERLKKAWSSQDEVSTHVRQGRRQSEPTRHLLRQLNEKAARGAGMKGKGHRESEGPQSCRRPSNHSPTSAEKHLSFESISSLPEVEPDPELGPEQEVFAAVEGPSTEDMPSDAESPEVLETQLDAHQGLLEMDHPGDMVDLVVADSNEDLKALSSEEEEEEMGTVQEPESLLPPSVLDQASVIAERFVSSFSRRSSLALEDGKSSGFGTPRLVSRSSSVLSLEGSEKGLAWWGSATDSLSNQPTPEMDISTGVASESGPSVNGTEPPNAGSPVEPDRSSCKKKESALSTRDRLLLDKIKSYYENAEHHDAGFSVRRRESLSYIPKGLVRNSVSRFNNLPRPDPKPAAPAEYKRQGGSRPASWALFDLPGPSQVATGDSAPITDAEFRPSSEIVKMWERMESAEGSPRTEQGQGQANGFDLQEPLFILEEHELGAITEESATASPESASPTERPSPAHLARELKELVKELSSGAQGELVTPLHPRIMQLSHVMDSHMSERVKNKVYQLARQYSLRIKNIKSMTARPPLQWEKAAPERDGKSPTVPCPQEEPGDLAGVKGKRRPLLSLFTYEQLVAQEHSPPKPSSARETSPRRFSFSPSAASPRTTSPGGRPCTRSPLSPFDTETFNWPDVRELCSKYASHDEAVQAEGSRPRPRGPPVNRSHSAPENMVEPPLSGRVGRCCSLNTKRSQGATQSPPPRMPPQSRLNGGEALYVTADITLENNRRVIVMEKGPLPSPTAGLDEEGNGQGPSSPAAVVAQGQHFPDSVEYQPKEDGPRDPADPSKQSRVRNLREKFQALNSVG
- the Plekhg3 gene encoding pleckstrin homology domain-containing family G member 3 isoform X10 produces the protein MAKKKPSGNLPEVHPAGSNARMPVSTALCQDGSQERPASLTSTTSSSGSSRDSHSAMEEPLGSEASAQNGAGSPRGRHAPNSNNNSSSWLNMKGPLSPFNSRAAAGPAHHKLSYLGRVVREIVETERMYVQDLRSIVEDYLLKIIDTPGLLTPEQVSALFGNIESIYALNSQLLRDLDSCNSDPVAVASCFVERSQEFDIYTQYCNNYPNSVAALTECMRDKQQAKFFRDRQELLQHSLPLGSYLLKPVQRILKYHLLLQEIAKHFDEEEDGFEVVEDAIDTMTCVAWYINDMKRRHEHAVRLQEVQSLLINWKGPDLTIYGELVLEGTFRVHRVRNERTFFLFDKTLFITKKRGDHFVYKGHIPCSSLMLIESTKDSLCFTVTHYKHSKQQYSIQAKTVEEKRSWTHHIKRLILENHHATIPQKAKEAILEMDSYYPHRYRCSPERLKKAWSSQDEVSTHVRQGRRQSEPTRHLLRQLNEKAARGAGMKVEPDPELGPEQEVFAAVEGPSTEDMPSDAESPEVLETQLDAHQGLLEMDHPGDMVDLVVADSNEDLKALSSEEEEEEMGTVQEPESLLPPSVLDQASVIAERFVSSFSRRSSLALEDGKSSGFGTPRLVSRSSSVLSLEGSEKGLAWWGSATDSLSNQPTPEMDISTGVASESGPSVNGTEPPNAGSPVEPDRSSCKKKESALSTRDRLLLDKIKSYYENAEHHDAGFSVRRRESLSYIPKGLVRNSVSRFNNLPRPDPKPAAPAEYKRQGGSRPASWALFDLPGPSQVATGDSAPITDAEFRPSSEIVKMWERMESAEGSPRTEQGQGQANGFDLQEPLFILEEHELGAITEESATASPESASPTERPSPAHLARELKELVKELSSGAQGELVTPLHPRIMQLSHVMDSHMSERVKNKVYQLARQYSLRIKNIKSMTARPPLQWEKAAPERDGKSPTVPCPQEEPGDLAGVKGKRRPLLSLFTYEQLVAQEHSPPKPSSARETSPRRFSFSPSAASPRTTSPGGRPCTRSPLSPFDTETFNWPDVRELCSKYASHDEAVQAEGSRPRPRGPPVNRSHSAPENMVEPPLSGRVGRCCSLNTKRSQGATQSPPPRMPPQSRLNGGEALYVTADITLENNRRVIVMEKGPLPSPTAGLDEEGNGQGPSSPAAVVAQGQHFPDSVEYQPKEDGPRDPADPSKQSRVRNLREKFQALNSVG
- the Plekhg3 gene encoding pleckstrin homology domain-containing family G member 3 isoform X9, which produces MAKKKPSGNLPEVHPAGSNARMPVSTALCQDGSQERPASLTSTTSSSGSSRDSHSAMEEPLGSEASAQNGAGSPRGRHAPNSNNNSSSWLNMKGPLSPFNSRAAAGPAHHKLSYLGRVVREIVETERMYVQDLRSIVEDYLLKIIDTPGLLTPEQVSALFGNIESIYALNSQLLRDLDSCNSDPVAVASCFVERSQEFDIYTQYCNNYPNSVAALTECMRDKQQAKFFRDRQELLQHSLPLGSYLLKPVQRILKYHLLLQEIAKHFDEEEDGFEVVEDAIDTMTCVAWYINDMKRRHEHAVRLQEVQSLLINWKGPDLTIYGELVLEGTFRVHRVRNERTFFLFDKTLFITKKRGDHFVYKGHIPCSSLMLIESTKDSLCFTVTHYKHSKQQYSIQAKTVEEKRSWTHHIKRLILENHHATIPQKAKEAILEMDSYYPHRYRCSPERLKKAWSSQDEVSTHVRQGRRQSEPTRHLLRQLNEKARGAGMKGKGHRESEGPQSCRRPSNHSPTSAEKHLSFESISSLPEVEPDPELGPEQEVFAAVEGPSTEDMPSDAESPEVLETQLDAHQGLLEMDHPGDMVDLVVADSNEDLKALSSEEEEEEMGTVQEPESLLPPSVLDQASVIAERFVSSFSRRSSLALEDGKSSGFGTPRLVSRSSSVLSLEGSEKGLAWWGSATDSLSNQPTPEMDISTGVASESGPSVNGTEPPNAGSPVEPDRSSCKKKESALSTRDRLLLDKIKSYYENAEHHDAGFSVRRRESLSYIPKGLVRNSVSRFNNLPRPDPKPAAPAEYKRQGGSRPASWALFDLPGPSQVATGDSAPITDAEFRPSSEIVKMWERMESAEGSPRTEQGQGQANGFDLQEPLFILEEHELGAITEESATASPESASPTERPSPAHLARELKELVKELSSGAQGELVTPLHPRIMQLSHVMDSHMSERVKNKVYQLARQYSLRIKNIKSMTARPPLQWEKAAPERDGKSPTVPCPQEEPGDLAGVKGKRRPLLSLFTYEQLVAQEHSPPKPSSARETSPRRFSFSPSAASPRTTSPGGRPCTRSPLSPFDTETFNWPDVRELCSKYASHDEAVQAEGSRPRPRGPPVNRSHSAPENMVEPPLSGRVGRCCSLNTKRSQGATQSPPPRMPPQSRLNGGEALYVTADITLENNRRVIVMEKGPLPSPTAGLDEEGNGQGPSSPAAVVAQGQHFPDSVEYQPKEDGPRDPADPSKQSRVRNLREKFQALNSVG
- the Plekhg3 gene encoding pleckstrin homology domain-containing family G member 3 isoform X11; its protein translation is MAKKKPSGNLPEVHPAGSNARMPVSTALCQDGSQERPASLTSTTSSSGSSRDSHSAMEEPLGSEASAQNGAGSPRGRHAPNSNNNSSSWLNMKGPLSPFNSRAAAGPAHHKLSYLGRVVREIVETERMYVQDLRSIVEDYLLKIIDTPGLLTPEQVSALFGNIESIYALNSQLLRDLDSCNSDPVAVASCFVERSQEFDIYTQYCNNYPNSVAALTECMRDKQQAKFFRDRQELLQHSLPLGSYLLKPVQRILKYHLLLQEIAKHFDEEEDGFEVVEDAIDTMTCVAWYINDMKRRHEHAVRLQEVQSLLINWKGPDLTIYGELVLEGTFRVHRVRNERTFFLFDKTLFITKKRGDHFVYKGHIPCSSLMLIESTKDSLCFTVTHYKHSKQQYSIQAKTVEEKRSWTHHIKRLILENHHATIPQKAKEAILEMDSYYPHRYRCSPERLKKAWSSQDEVSTHVRQGRRQSEPTRHLLRQLNEKARGAGMKVEPDPELGPEQEVFAAVEGPSTEDMPSDAESPEVLETQLDAHQGLLEMDHPGDMVDLVVADSNEDLKALSSEEEEEEMGTVQEPESLLPPSVLDQASVIAERFVSSFSRRSSLALEDGKSSGFGTPRLVSRSSSVLSLEGSEKGLAWWGSATDSLSNQPTPEMDISTGVASESGPSVNGTEPPNAGSPVEPDRSSCKKKESALSTRDRLLLDKIKSYYENAEHHDAGFSVRRRESLSYIPKGLVRNSVSRFNNLPRPDPKPAAPAEYKRQGGSRPASWALFDLPGPSQVATGDSAPITDAEFRPSSEIVKMWERMESAEGSPRTEQGQGQANGFDLQEPLFILEEHELGAITEESATASPESASPTERPSPAHLARELKELVKELSSGAQGELVTPLHPRIMQLSHVMDSHMSERVKNKVYQLARQYSLRIKNIKSMTARPPLQWEKAAPERDGKSPTVPCPQEEPGDLAGVKGKRRPLLSLFTYEQLVAQEHSPPKPSSARETSPRRFSFSPSAASPRTTSPGGRPCTRSPLSPFDTETFNWPDVRELCSKYASHDEAVQAEGSRPRPRGPPVNRSHSAPENMVEPPLSGRVGRCCSLNTKRSQGATQSPPPRMPPQSRLNGGEALYVTADITLENNRRVIVMEKGPLPSPTAGLDEEGNGQGPSSPAAVVAQGQHFPDSVEYQPKEDGPRDPADPSKQSRVRNLREKFQALNSVG